GCTTGAGCTGTCAGCGTGGAACCGCGGAAAACACCGGGTGGTCCAGATTCCGTCCGCGGAAAGCGATAGCAATGGTAGTAGTTTTGGGGGTGGAGGGTAGTATTGTCAGGGTAGGATTCTGAATGGTCAATTCAGACAAGAGTCATCAGAAGAGACAAGTAGatcctttttttttaactGTTGTAGTGTCCTCCATAGTAAGAGTAGTAAGCTGAGGCTATCTATCCCTGCGCGCCTTAATGCCTTGATACCTTGTTAACGAGGCACCGATTGATAATCAGTTACTCCGAACATTCAATTTTGAACCATTCTCAACGTGTCCTGTCAGTGAGCATcgatacagagtacataagAGCAAGAACAAATATCCCAATGAGAAGTACAAGTGCGCCACACCGAGTATCAGGACAGTTGATCAGAGTGCTCTGCTTCACCTTGCATCAGCCCCTTTTTTCGACCGTTACCCTGTACTGTACTCTATACACCGTATGAGCAGTTTATTCCTGCCTCTCAATTGAGCAATCCGTCCATGATTGCCTTTCCAGTCTTCTTGTTTATTACTTTTTCTTAGTGTTTTTATTCTGCAGGGGCAAAAAAAGAATCGATCAGGGGCTAAACTAGCTTATCCACTCTCCGGTACAAGGCCGTACGTATCGTTACCGGAATCTCAGTCCACCGGCTGTCCGGCCCAGCCTCCACTGTGACAATACAGGTAAGAGTCCACATTGTGTTCATTCATTAATTTCATCGTGTCTTCTCTCACtctgttcttttctctctcttctcttcttcttcttttccctctgAATTGTATTCTCGATTTCTTCAATTGATCTGTCTTCATCCGTCCTTTCTAGTCCATATTTCCCGTTGCGTGGACTGATTCCTGCGGTTCTCTGGGCTGCGtgcccttttcttttctttttcttttttttcccacGTGCACAATCAGGCATAACTTGATTATACATCCTGTGCACAAGTCGGAGTCCTCGGGTTCTGCTCAACAACGGTCTTTCTACCATTTTTTCTCTCCTGCTTCATCTCAGCTTCTTGGACTATGTACATTCCATTCCAGCGCCGTTGAATATCTAATCTTGCTTTATCTGCGTCCATATCAATCTTCTCAGTGAGACTGACTAGCTTTGGTCTATCTAGAATCATCTCCAGCCATCCATTGCCGCCTACAGAAGCATCTCTCGCGACAAGAAgggggggaaaaaaaaggagagaTAAATAAGACGAATACACCGTCTTTGTCAGATTCAAACTTCATTCAGTTTCAATACTCGACCGGGGAAGCGCACTCCAGCCTTTCCTATCTCCGGTGTTGACCTCGCCGCTGCCCGTTTCCGCTTCTCCCTGGTTCTTTCCTGCGATGCCTCGTCGATCTGCggcttcctcttccaccACCGATTCTCCCAACTCGCCGTCCTTTTCTACTTCGATTCCCGGAAAGGGCGGTATACCCATCAAGGCCCCCAACCGTCTGAGCCAATTCTTCTCTTCGCCTAAATCCAAGTCCGAACCTCAGACTGCCCAGGCGGCCCTCCAGTCCGTCAGTGGGAATACACCTAGTCCCTCTACTCCTCCGATAAGCTCAGCCTCACTGTCATTACCGACTATCTCTCTCTCCACAGCTACGGCGGACAATCCCAACATGGACGAACCGCCCACCACGCTCTTTCAACCTCCGTCGCCCGAAGAGGCACGCCGCTTGGCTAAACAACATGCGCAGTTCGGTCCCATCGGTCATCATAGCCACCGGTATTCGAGTCGACACCCCGGTGGTGTCTTCCCGGAGCCCGTGATGGACGAACCGCCTTATTATTATCTTATCACCACCTACATTAGTTACCTAATCCTAATTGCCTTCGGTCATGTCCGTGACTTCTTCGGTAAGCGTTTCCGCGAAGAGAACTATCGACACCTAAAACCGCGGAATGGCTACGGTGCCCTCAACAGTGATTTCGATAACTTCTATGTTCGTCGTCTCAAGTTGCGTATCAACGACTGTTTCGACCGGCCCACGACTGGCGTTCCCGGACGTACCATTAGCCTGATTGACCGCAAAACGGATGACCATAACAAGCACTTCTACTTTACAGGCACCACCACCGATACACTCAACCTGAGCTCTTACAACTACCTTGGTTTCGCTCAATCCGAAGGTCCGTGTGCGGATTACGCTGAGGAGATCATGAGAAAGTATGGTATCACCGCTCCCAGCACTCGCGCCGAAGTGGGAACGCAAGACCTTCATACAGAAGTGGAGGATCTGGTCGCTAGATTTGTGGGCAAGGAATCCTCGATGGTCTTCTCGATGGGATTTGGCACCAATGCCACCATCTTCCCTGCACTGGTTAGCAAAGGTTGCCTGATCATTTCGGATGAACTGAACCACGCGTCGATTCGTTTTGGAGCCCGTCTCTCGGGTGCGTCCATTGGCATGTTCAAGCACAATGACATGAAAGATTTGGAAGTCAAGTTGCGGGAGGCTATCTCCCAGGGCCAGCCTCGGACCCACCGCCCATGGAAGAAGATTCTTGTGGTCGTTGAGGGTCTCTACTCGATGGAAGGCTCCATGTGCAACCTGCCCGGTCTCATTGCTTTGAAACGTCGCTACAAATTCCACCTTTTTATCGACGAAGCTCACTCGATTGGTGCGATCGGCCCTCGGGGCCGGGGGGTGTGTGACTATTTCAGCATCGATACCCATGAAGTGGATATCCTAATGGGCACTTTGACTAAGTCCTTTGGAGCCAATGGCGGGTACATCGCCGGTGATAAGGTCATGATTGACAAACTACGTGCCACGAACTCCGGTGTTATCTTTGGAGAATCTCCGGCTCCAGCCGTCCTGGCGCAGATATCCTCTGCACTTCGAATTATCAACGGTGAAATTATCCCTGGCCAAGGCGAAGAGCGGCTACAGCGTCTGGCCTTCAACTCGCGATACCTTCGTCTCGGCTTGAAGCGTCTTGGCTTTATAGTATATGGTCACGACGATTCGCCAATTATacctgttcttctcttcaaccCTGCTAAGATGCCCGCCTTCTCCCACGAGATGCTCCGAAGGAAGATCTCCGTGGTCGTTGTCGGCTATCCTGCGACTCCTTTGGTCTCGTCTCGGGCTCGTTTCTGTGTCTCCGCCGCTCACACCAAAGAAGATCTCGACCGAATTCTGACCGCTTGTGATGAAATTGGGAACGTCCTCCAATTGAAGTTCTCCACCGGTATTGCTGGCGGTGCACTACCAGAAAATGGGGAGCTGGCACCCCCTCCGGAAATGGAGAAGGAGTGGCGCAGCAAGCGGTCTCCCTCCATCCTTCCTCCCCGATGGCGCATCGAAGACGTTATCCGACGTGGTGTTCAAGACTCAAAGGCACCCATGTACTAAACGTACCATCAATCGAGTCGTTCATCTGTGGACTGCATGCAATTATGTCGTTACGCCCGGTGCTATCGGGTGATGTTCTGTGTCCCTTGGTGTGAGGAGTAGGTCAGCGTCTTTTTTCCAACAGATTCGGTCGATGCTGGTCATGCCGCGTCGCAAGCTGCTTTAATATTTTTTGATGCTTACAATGTATCATTAGGCGATCATTGATTGCCATGTTTCTCTTCTGCGTGTTCCGCCCCTGACCTCCATCCTATAACCCATGAGAAAGGGTTCAGTGtgggagaaaaaaagaagattaTGAACAATGAACGAATATGCCTCTTGTGTGATTTCAACCATGACCGAGCaaccttttttcttctttccttcgctccctttttctttcttcgcaCTATGGTCCTCGTCAACCAGTCGAGAGCCTTGTTGCCCGGTTTTTACTTTTCTCTTTGCTGTCCATTTGCTTCTCTATTCATTTTAGCTTACAAACTCCTACTTTAATATGTTGATATGCAGGCCCTGTTCTCTCCCCCCACCAAGTGCTGGAGGGGGTTTTCGGACTTGGGATGGTTCTCTTGGTTGCTTACAGATTGTTTTGGGGCGGTTTGCATCGCCATTCCCAGAGCGTTTGCTAGGCTGTGTGTTTATATTTAGATGATCGTCAATATATTTTTACTGAAACATGATGTACTTGTGTTAGATATTTGTGTAGAATGATACTAATTGCTAATGACTGTCTTGAAATGGGAAGGTGTGTAAATCTTATGCTGATTGGTTGATGTATTCGCGGATGCTGGGCAGTGTAATGGTAGTACGTAGTAACACAAGAACGCCAATCGAGAAAGGTATGCAGTATGAGTATGTGTATCTATCTATCCCAACCCAATAACAAGAATAACCGCCAAAGccaaaacaagaaaaaggCAAACAAATAAATATAAGTGCCACATCATGCACGTCATGCTGAGAATGATTCAAACAAAACAGAACGACACAAAACGGAAAGAGATCGTTTAAGCATCAAAAGAAGAGATCTAGACAGCACCATACCTCTCCGACTCCCCACCCAACAAAGCCCGACTTTCCTGAGCATGCTGTTGCTGCCGACGGACCGGAGAAATAGAGGGGATCCAGCCTCTCATCCAGCCCCGGACTCGAGTCCAGCGAGCACCACGGCTGTCCTTGGGGTCGTCGTTTTCTTCACCGTCAACTTCCACTACTGATTCATCATCCTTGGATCCGTACATAAGGAACTGGACTCCCATGAAACCGTCGAAAAAGAGTACGCCAAAAGCACCGAGGAAGAACGGTGTTGAGCGGCTGATCCAGTCGAGGCGGTTGCTTCCATCCGCATCGGCCCAGCCACCGCCTCCGTAGGGAGGGAAGTTGTTCCAGGCGTAGGGGTTTGTGAGAAGGGAGGCGGAGTAGAAGAGGTTACCGCCAAAGGCCGCCATGAAGAGGAGAGGGGAGAGTCCGGCGGTGCTCTTGCGGCAGTAGTTCTTGTAGAGTTGCGGAGGGCGGGAGCCGAGGTAGAGGAATGTGGACATCCAGGAGATAACCTGGCCGATGATTTCCAGGGAGTCTTTTTGGGCGACTGGTGTTTCGGGAGTGATTTCGGTGGGGGAGGCGTTTGCGGCGACTGCGCAAAACATAGAGGCCATGAGGAGGGTGCGAGGAGATGCGAAGCCAGGAGGAGACCCGTTTCCTGCTTTGACGACGGGGCGGCGTTTCTCGTTGGAATAGGATGAATTTTGGTGGCCGTTGGACGAGCAAGAGGGAGATACCCCCTCAACAGTGTAATTAGCACTCTTGGTATCTAAGCTCTTTGTAGCAGTTTCTCGGGCCGTCGAACGACGGACCGAATTATCCTCATTCACCGAAACTCCATCCAAAACGCCTCCCGCACCGTCACCGTGGCGCGGATAGGTTATACTCTCGTATGGAACCTGTCGATTCTGATGGTACGTATACCAAAAGAACTGGAAAACAAGGGTAAGGTCGACTAAGACATAGTAACCCGCAACCACAACCTGCCAACCCGCCTGCCGTGTGAGAAGTGCGCCCACGAGATTGCTCGCATCACCCAGACACCATTCGATCAGGAAGTATATTGATAACCCCGATGTCGATTTGATCTGGTAGTTCTTGTATATTTGAGGGAGTTGGGCGAAGAGCCATGAGATAATGCTGCATGTTCCGAGGACGGAGGAGACAAGGGCGAGAGGTGTCGGGATGCACGTATGGAGGTAGGAGGAAACGACGGcgaagaaggatgaggacgGTTCGCAATGATGAGGGAGGATAGCAGCGGCTGCTGAATTGACGTAGTGTAATAATGGTGGAGGCATTGTTACACTTGTATCGGATATAATGAGGCGTTGGCGAGATAAGGGCGACGGGAATGGACTAACAAACACCGATCGTCTCAACATAGAAAAGTAGAAACAGTCTAAACACGCAAAAATGTTATATCAGGAAAGACATAAATAGAGAGATGAAGGTAAAACAGCACGAAAATGGCGGAGGACGAAAACGGTCATAAGGGGCCATTCTCAGCTGAGTCTTGTCCGCCCCAGTCATGTGCTCTCCTTATCAAGTGCATGACGCGCCCTTATCGCCGGACCCATCCGGTGAACCACGTAAATCGGGCCAATCAGAGTTTAGTGTGGGGTCAATCAGCCGCAGATCGGTGGGCAATTGTTTATCGTGATGACTCAGCTGCCGATAGGGAAGGAGAGCCCGATGTTTGGCCTAAAATAGAACGTCAACTGTCAAGAGCATTGGTAATTATCATTGTATTGGGGCTTTCATTCTCATATGAAAGTCATAGGCTAAAGTCAGCAAGAAAACAAA
This Aspergillus chevalieri M1 DNA, chromosome 3, nearly complete sequence DNA region includes the following protein-coding sequences:
- the lcb2 gene encoding putative serine palmitoyltransferase 2 (BUSCO:EOG09260Z3X;~COG:O;~EggNog:ENOG410PG3U;~InterPro:IPR004839,IPR015424,IPR015421,IPR015422;~PFAM:PF00155;~TransMembrane:1 (o150-169i);~go_function: GO:0003824 - catalytic activity [Evidence IEA];~go_function: GO:0030170 - pyridoxal phosphate binding [Evidence IEA];~go_process: GO:0009058 - biosynthetic process [Evidence IEA]), with the protein product MPRRSAASSSTTDSPNSPSFSTSIPGKGGIPIKAPNRLSQFFSSPKSKSEPQTAQAALQSVSGNTPSPSTPPISSASLSLPTISLSTATADNPNMDEPPTTLFQPPSPEEARRLAKQHAQFGPIGHHSHRYSSRHPGGVFPEPVMDEPPYYYLITTYISYLILIAFGHVRDFFGKRFREENYRHLKPRNGYGALNSDFDNFYVRRLKLRINDCFDRPTTGVPGRTISLIDRKTDDHNKHFYFTGTTTDTLNLSSYNYLGFAQSEGPCADYAEEIMRKYGITAPSTRAEVGTQDLHTEVEDLVARFVGKESSMVFSMGFGTNATIFPALVSKGCLIISDELNHASIRFGARLSGASIGMFKHNDMKDLEVKLREAISQGQPRTHRPWKKILVVVEGLYSMEGSMCNLPGLIALKRRYKFHLFIDEAHSIGAIGPRGRGVCDYFSIDTHEVDILMGTLTKSFGANGGYIAGDKVMIDKLRATNSGVIFGESPAPAVLAQISSALRIINGEIIPGQGEERLQRLAFNSRYLRLGLKRLGFIVYGHDDSPIIPVLLFNPAKMPAFSHEMLRRKISVVVVGYPATPLVSSRARFCVSAAHTKEDLDRILTACDEIGNVLQLKFSTGIAGGALPENGELAPPPEMEKEWRSKRSPSILPPRWRIEDVIRRGVQDSKAPMY
- a CDS encoding PQ-loop repeat-containing protein (COG:S;~EggNog:ENOG410PFAU;~InterPro:IPR006603;~PFAM:PF04193;~TransMembrane:5 (o62-88i108-127o133-155i321-341o376-397i)), whose translation is MLRRSVFVSPFPSPLSRQRLIISDTSVTMPPPLLHYVNSAAAAILPHHCEPSSSFFAVVSSYLHTCIPTPLALVSSVLGTCSIISWLFAQLPQIYKNYQIKSTSGLSIYFLIEWCLGDASNLVGALLTRQAGWQVVVAGYYVLVDLTLVFQFFWYTYHQNRQVPYESITYPRHGDGAGGVLDGVSVNEDNSVRRSTARETATKSLDTKSANYTVEGVSPSCSSNGHQNSSYSNEKRRPVVKAGNGSPPGFASPRTLLMASMFCAVAANASPTEITPETPVAQKDSLEIIGQVISWMSTFLYLGSRPPQLYKNYCRKSTAGLSPLLFMAAFGGNLFYSASLLTNPYAWNNFPPYGGGGWADADGSNRLDWISRSTPFFLGAFGVLFFDGFMGVQFLMYGSKDDESVVEVDGEENDDPKDSRGARWTRVRGWMRGWIPSISPVRRQQQHAQESRALLGGESERYGAV